Genomic DNA from Pelosinus sp. UFO1:
TACGATTATTTCCTTGACGGCAGTTGTATTGGTTTACACTGAGCGAAAGGTAAGTGCCTTCATGCAGCGACGGTCAGGTCCTAACCGCGTCGGTCCAGGGGGTACGTTACAGTCGGTAGCGGATATGATTAAGCTAATGGCAAAAGAAGATATTATGCCAGCTGGCGCTGACAAATGGATGTGGATGTTGGCACCGATGCTCTTGTTTATCCCCGCAGCTGCAGTTTTTGTAGTGTTTCCCTTTGATAATAAGGCTATTTTTGCGGATTTAAATATTGGTATTTTTTATTTTATAGCTATGTCCTCCCAGTCGGTTTTACCGTTTCTGATGGCAGGGTGGGCCTCGAATAACAAGTATTCTTTGGTGGGCGGTATGAGGACGGTCGCCCAAATGCTTAGTTATGAGGTTCCGATGGTGCTTTCGATTCTAGGAATCGTGATGATGTCGGGATCGATGCGGATGAGCTCGATAGTAGCCGCACAACAGCATACTTGGTTTATCCTTTTACAACCTATTGCCTTTGTGGTTTATGTTATTACGGCAACAGCAGAAATTAATCGGGCGCCTTTTGACTTAGTTGAAGGTGAGTCAGAAATCGTTGCTGGACCATTTACCGAATATACTGGCATGCGATGGGCTCTGTTCTTTTTGGCAGAGTATGCAAATTTATTGGCGGTTTCAGCGATAGCAACCACATTGTTTTTG
This window encodes:
- the nuoH gene encoding NADH-quinone oxidoreductase subunit NuoH — its product is MQEITGLFKIAEILRAILGRFLPDPQLVDICMSLINIGAIFTIISLTAVVLVYTERKVSAFMQRRSGPNRVGPGGTLQSVADMIKLMAKEDIMPAGADKWMWMLAPMLLFIPAAAVFVVFPFDNKAIFADLNIGIFYFIAMSSQSVLPFLMAGWASNNKYSLVGGMRTVAQMLSYEVPMVLSILGIVMMSGSMRMSSIVAAQQHTWFILLQPIAFVVYVITATAEINRAPFDLVEGESEIVAGPFTEYTGMRWALFFLAEYANLLAVSAIATTLFLGGWSGPWLPGWVWFFLKVGGMIFLFMWFRWTFPRLRIDQLMSFGWKVLLPLALLNIIVTGIGMYIYEFFS